From a region of the Haematobia irritans isolate KBUSLIRL chromosome 4, ASM5000362v1, whole genome shotgun sequence genome:
- the LOC142235764 gene encoding uncharacterized protein LOC142235764, protein MRECIILLLLFVGNLIANGFIIPENHSELRGIIPNANDIRNSSEWQKGHSVENLTFRGKLNINMTWQPWENLTTASPPITRMPWLNMTMMPNYTWTWEPWYNFTWNPWANMTWQPWENFTTELPPPTKISWTNTTAMPWQNYTWNPLTWQPLYNFTWNPWPNMTWQPWENFTTELPPPTKMPWSNTTAMPWQNYTWNPLTWQPWDNFTWNPWPNMTWQPWENFTTELPPPTKMPWTNTTAMPWQNYTWNPLTWQPWENFTWNPWPNMTWQPWENFTTELPPPTKMPWTNTTAMPWQIIPGIL, encoded by the exons ATGAGGGAGTGTATTATTCTATTGCTACTGTTTGTTGGCAATTTAATt GCCAACGGATTTATTATTCCGGAAAATCACTCTGAACTTCGAGGTATAATCCCCAACGCAAATGATATTCGAAATTCTTCAGAATGGCAAAAAGGACATTCCGTAGAAAACTTAACATTCCGTGGAAAACTTAACATTAATATGACATGGCAACCATGGGAGAACTTAACAACAGCCTCGCCACCTATTACAAGAATGCCATGGTTAAATATGACAATGATGCCAAATTATACGTGGACATGGGAACCATGGTATAATTTCACTTGGAATCCTTGGGCAAACATGACATGGCAACCATGGGAGAATTTCACAACTGAATTGCCTCCTCCAACTAAAATATCCTGGACCAATACAACGGCAATGCCATGGCAAAATTATACCTGGAATCCTTTGACATGGCAACCATTGTATAATTTCACTTGGAATCCTTGGCCAAATATGACGTGGCAACCATGGGAGAATTTTACAACAGAATTGCCTCCTCCAACTAAAATGCCCTGGAGCAATACAACGGCAATGCCATGGCAAAATTATACCTGGAATCCTTTGACATGGCAACCATGGGATAATTTCACTTGGAATCCTTGGCCAAATATGACGTGGCAACCATGGGAGAATTTTACAACAGAATTGCCACCTCCAACTAAAATGCCCTGGACCAATACAACGGCAATGCCATGGCAAAATTATACCTGGAATCCTTTGACATGGCAACCATGGGAGAATTTCACTTGGAACCCTTGGCCAAATATGACGTGGCAACCATGGGAGAATTTTACAACAGAATTGCCTCCTCCAACTAAAATGCCCTGGACCAATACAACGGCAATGCCATGGCAAATTATACCTGGAATCCTTTGA